In Chromatiales bacterium, the sequence GCGTGCAGACCGTGGTGACCAATGCTTCCGGTGCCGAGTGGAAGGGCTACGAATACCGTCAGCTGCAACGCACCCAGGTGCCGGAAGGCAGCGGCAACGCATTCATCTACACCTACGACGGTGGTGTGATCTACAGCCCGGAGGAAAAGTACGAGAAGGTTTCGTTCGAGGATATGCTCGACAAGCGTCTCGAACGCAGCGTACAGGGTGGCTGGATCGCGATGATCCAGCATTACTTCGTCGGCGCATGGGTTCCAACTGCCGACCAGCGGCAGTTGTTCTATACCCGCACGGCGTCGAACTCGCGCTACATCCTCGGCATGACCACGCCGTCCGTCCGCATTGCGAACGGCGACCGGGCGACATTCGATTCGACCATCTTCGCGGGGCCAAAACTTCAGGATCGATTGGAAGAACTCGCGCCTGGTCTTGATCTGACCGTCGACTACGGCGCGCTCACGATCATTGCCAAACCGATCTTCTGGCTCATGCAGCAGATTCACAATCTGGTCGGCAACTGGGGTTGGACGATCATCCTGCTGACGATTCTGATCAAGCTCGTGTTCTACAAGCTTTCGGAAACCAGCTATCGTTCGATGGCGCACATGCGCCGCGTCGGTCCAAAGCTGCAACAGCTTCGCGAGCGCCACAAGGACGACAAGCAGAAACTCAACCAGGCGATGATGGATTTGTACAAGAAGGAAAAGATCAATCCACTCGGCGGTTGTCTGCCGATTGTGGTGCAGATCCCGGTGTTCATCGCCTTGTACTGGGTGCTGCTCGAGAGCGTGGAAATGCGCCAGGCACCGTGGGTGTTGTGGATTCGTGATCTTTCGCTCAAGGATCCGTATTTCGTGCTGCCCCTGATCATGGGTGCGACGATGTTCATTCAGCAGAAGCTGAATCCCGCGCCGCCCGATCCGATTCAGGCGAAGATCATGATGGCGCTGCCGGTGATCTTCACGGTGTTTTTCGCCTTCTTCCCGTCGGGCCTCGTGCTGTATTGGGCCGTGAACAATGCACTGTCGATCCTGCAGCAATGGACCATCACCAAACGCATCGAGGCGGCAGCCGCGCACTGAAGACCCGGGTGATGGTTCGCAGGCCGAATCGTCACAGCGACCATGTCGCCGCGTGACACGATCGCGGCGGTAGCGACCGCGAGCGGTCGCGGCGCCATCGCGATCGTCCGCGTTTCCGGCCCCGCAGTTTCGGGCATCGCCGGGCAGCTTTTCACGCAACCGATCCCAGTCGGACGATTTTCGCTCGCCACGGCGCGATCGGCCTCTGGCGAATCCATCGATCGCGGCCTCGCCCTGCTGTTCAGGGCGCCGCGCTCGTTTACCGGCGAAGATGTTCTCGAGTTTCACGGCCACGGCGGCAGTGTCGTCTGTGACGCGATCATCGAACGTGTGCTTGAACTGGGCGCGCGTCTCGCAGAGCCCGGTGAGTTCACGCTGCGCGCGTTCGAGAACGGCAAGCTCGATCTTGCACAGGCCGAGGCGGTCGCCGATCTGATCGATGCCGGCAGCCGCCGCGCCGCACGTGCGGCGATGCGTTCGCTGGACGGTGAATTCTCGCGCCGCATCCAGGCACTGGCCGACGAGCTGCTGAACCTGCGCGTGTGGATCGAGGCCGGGATCGACTTCAGCGAAGAAGACATTGATTTCATTGCGCGCGGTGAAGTTCAGGCGCGTGTGGTTGCCATCTCCACACAGATCGACGCGATACTCGTAACGGCTGGTACGGGGCGCGCCCTGCGCGAAGGGCTGAGCATCGTGCTTGCGGGTCGGCCGAACGCCGGCAAGTCCACACTGCTGAACACGCTTGCGGGTACCGATGCCGCGATCGTGACCGATACGCCCGGAACGACCCGCGACCTGCTGCGCGAGCAGATCGATCTGGACGGCGTGCCGCTCACCGTGATCGACACGGCAGGCCTGCGCGCGTCCGAGAACGGCATCGAACGAATCGGCGTGGAACGCGCATTGGCGGCCGTCGAACGGGCCGATTATCTGCTCTGGATCAGCGACGATTCAGACCCGGAGTCCGCCCCCGAAGCAGACCTGGAACGTTGGCGACTCGGCGCGGCCGCACGGGTGATTGTTCACAACAAGATCGATCGTAGTGGCCGGCAGTCCGGGCGGGTGCTATCGACGGACCCGGAGTTCGCGGTTTCGTGTTCGACGGGTGCTGGACTGGCTGCACTGCGGGCCGGCCTGCGTGAACTTGCCGGAGACACCGGCGAGGCTGGCGCGTTCATCGCACGTCGCCGGCATCTGGATGCGCTTCGGCGCGCGCAGTCCGAACTGGCCGCTGCCGCGAGCCATCTCACCGCGGGTGATGCCCCGGAACTTGCCGCCGAGGCGCTGCGATTGAGCCACGCTGCGCTGGGGGAGATTACGGGCCGGGTAAGCTCCGATCAGCTGCTCGGCGAGATCTTTTCCGGCTTTTGCATCGGAAAATAGGCAAATTTGCCCCTGGAAAGCCGAAAAATGTCGACTTTTCGCGGGTTTAGGTCTATTGTTTTGCGCGGCGTGACGCCCGGAACCGCCTGAGCTTCAGGCGACGCGGCGCACCCAGGCCTGTTGCGCGGCCTTGCCAAGCGCAATGTCTAACGACCGTATGCGACCCGGCGGTCGGGCGACCAAGTATTGACGGGTCATGAATGTGAGATCTGCCTGAATGAATATCTATGTGGGAAATCTGGCGTACGCCGTCACCAATGACGACCTCCGCGATGCGTTCGCGAAGTTCGGTTCGGTTAGCAACGCCACCGTCATCATGGACCGGGCAACCGGTCGCTCGAAGGGATTCGGGTTCGTGGAAATGCCGAACGACAACGAAGGTCGCGCGGCTTTGCAGGGGCTGAACGACCAACCGATCAAGGGCCGCAACATTCGCGTGAATGAAGCACGTCCGCGTCCCGCGCGCCCGCCGCGTCGCGCAGAATACTGATCGCTGCGCATCGGCAGGCTGTCTCATGACAGCCTGCCGATCCGGGGCCTAGCGCCCCGGTTTCCGCCAGAACAAGAATCAG encodes:
- a CDS encoding RNA-binding protein; protein product: MNIYVGNLAYAVTNDDLRDAFAKFGSVSNATVIMDRATGRSKGFGFVEMPNDNEGRAALQGLNDQPIKGRNIRVNEARPRPARPPRRAEY
- the mnmE gene encoding tRNA uridine-5-carboxymethylaminomethyl(34) synthesis GTPase MnmE, whose translation is MSPRDTIAAVATASGRGAIAIVRVSGPAVSGIAGQLFTQPIPVGRFSLATARSASGESIDRGLALLFRAPRSFTGEDVLEFHGHGGSVVCDAIIERVLELGARLAEPGEFTLRAFENGKLDLAQAEAVADLIDAGSRRAARAAMRSLDGEFSRRIQALADELLNLRVWIEAGIDFSEEDIDFIARGEVQARVVAISTQIDAILVTAGTGRALREGLSIVLAGRPNAGKSTLLNTLAGTDAAIVTDTPGTTRDLLREQIDLDGVPLTVIDTAGLRASENGIERIGVERALAAVERADYLLWISDDSDPESAPEADLERWRLGAAARVIVHNKIDRSGRQSGRVLSTDPEFAVSCSTGAGLAALRAGLRELAGDTGEAGAFIARRRHLDALRRAQSELAAAASHLTAGDAPELAAEALRLSHAALGEITGRVSSDQLLGEIFSGFCIGK
- the yidC gene encoding membrane protein insertase YidC translates to MDTQRLILFIVIGFSVMMLWQSWEHRNAQPLPATGQSTASVQGEAPPSAGESLTSVPPAAGGDSGPAVVATSGAVLSKGERVNVRTDVLDVEIDTRGADLRRIRLPAYPVDIDHPDEPFVLLNDELPKFFIAQARLVASPGAAAVADQPIFKTEHKHYELAGDAGEMTVVLTADGGNGIAIERRYLFKRGDYAIGVQTVVTNASGAEWKGYEYRQLQRTQVPEGSGNAFIYTYDGGVIYSPEEKYEKVSFEDMLDKRLERSVQGGWIAMIQHYFVGAWVPTADQRQLFYTRTASNSRYILGMTTPSVRIANGDRATFDSTIFAGPKLQDRLEELAPGLDLTVDYGALTIIAKPIFWLMQQIHNLVGNWGWTIILLTILIKLVFYKLSETSYRSMAHMRRVGPKLQQLRERHKDDKQKLNQAMMDLYKKEKINPLGGCLPIVVQIPVFIALYWVLLESVEMRQAPWVLWIRDLSLKDPYFVLPLIMGATMFIQQKLNPAPPDPIQAKIMMALPVIFTVFFAFFPSGLVLYWAVNNALSILQQWTITKRIEAAAAH